One genomic window of Desulfosalsimonas propionicica includes the following:
- a CDS encoding Crp/Fnr family transcriptional regulator: MENFTEKDIDVFCRAPFFKDLSRKIVCDLFAAGDIFTFPKNTFVSAIGDNYDTVLFVLSGLLRVSAGSSSGRRVTFLLVKTAEPYNLLGPYLYRSRILEAQTLEDTRCLGLGGKSYRDFVERHPVIVHNILRWIGMGLDSANSRLLDLMEKKVENRILRVLSTLYDKFGSPLLFTSQEISEIAGTTPETTLRTMGMLRQMAIISTRRGKIWIHDSAALKDTEFGSLNI; encoded by the coding sequence ATGGAAAATTTCACAGAAAAAGACATTGACGTTTTTTGCCGTGCACCGTTTTTCAAAGACCTTTCCAGAAAAATCGTATGCGATCTGTTTGCTGCCGGCGATATTTTTACCTTTCCCAAAAACACCTTTGTTTCGGCGATCGGAGACAACTACGACACTGTGCTGTTTGTCCTTTCCGGCCTTCTGCGGGTCAGTGCCGGGTCCTCCAGCGGCCGGCGGGTCACCTTTCTGCTGGTGAAAACAGCCGAACCGTATAATCTTCTTGGCCCCTATCTGTACCGCTCCCGCATCCTCGAGGCCCAAACTCTTGAAGACACGCGATGCCTGGGGCTTGGGGGCAAAAGCTACCGGGATTTCGTGGAACGCCATCCGGTCATTGTCCACAACATCCTCAGGTGGATCGGTATGGGACTTGACAGTGCCAATTCCCGGCTGCTGGATCTGATGGAAAAAAAGGTGGAAAACCGGATACTTCGGGTCCTGAGCACGCTGTATGACAAATTCGGCTCCCCGCTTTTGTTTACCAGCCAGGAAATATCGGAAATTGCCGGAACCACCCCGGAAACCACCCTCAGAACCATGGGAATGCTGCGTCAGATGGCCATTATCTCCACCCGGCGGGGCAAAATATGGATTCATGACAGTGCAGCCCTCAAAGACACCGAATTCGGCAGCCTCAATATATAA
- a CDS encoding thioredoxin family protein, which produces MIQELDTQTYDQLNKSGPMMVEFYSKTCGPCKMLAFVLRDIDKTMPDFNIYTIDYDENQELKERLGVKGFPTILLMKDGQEINRIAGLKQKPEIIKAIKEIL; this is translated from the coding sequence ATGATTCAGGAACTCGACACCCAAACATATGATCAGCTCAACAAGTCCGGTCCCATGATGGTTGAGTTTTACTCCAAGACTTGCGGGCCATGCAAGATGCTTGCATTTGTCTTGCGCGATATTGACAAGACCATGCCGGATTTCAACATCTACACCATCGATTATGATGAAAACCAGGAGTTAAAGGAGCGACTGGGAGTAAAGGGATTTCCAACCATTCTGCTGATGAAAGATGGGCAGGAAATCAATCGGATTGCCGGATTAAAGCAAAAACCCGAGATCATAAAAGCCATCAAAGAGATTTTGTAA
- a CDS encoding aryl-sulfate sulfotransferase, translating to MTNKVTYTHSEHLITRQTKAENEFLAEFQENEHTIEHPFVIKNPYLINPLCALVMFHTKRKVAPTVTVCGKRHDRENLSHTFPEDTFHRLPILGLYEDFANKVVIALPDGTEKEIVIQTEKLPEEVCRCLSVMTSADYLQDNLMFLTPAGKNLPTAYDYKGEIRWMLLENTMFDIKRAANGNILTGSSRFCRMPYNSTGLIELDMLGKIYKEYRLPGNYHHDHFEMEDGNLLVLTQDFHRDTVEDMCVLIDRQTGEILKTWDYTSFLPQDVAGSGSQDPHDWFHNNSVWYDKATHSLTLSGRHQDAVVNIDFDSGRLNWIIGDPEGWPEDMVKKYFFTPVGDVENFDWQYEQHAALVCPNGDIMCFDNGQYRAKKKENYIKNSDNFSRGVRYRIDTEKMEIEQVWQYGRERGQEFFSPYISNVEFYGEGHYMIHSGGIGFKNGYAADELGPFLDTKDPAVELRSVTVEEKDGVVLYDLETEGNFYRAEKLPIYHDGENLCFGPGRLIGRLDVTPGFDTVPDAEAVDAQPDAWHNVVIEEDEDRMVFHARFERGTLAMICLENENESHHYFLNTSATWHLAMCSGAFLEEDDRDIKMNISKEGLKGKFAVKLIINDKKFDTGVKFFCP from the coding sequence ATGACCAACAAAGTAACATATACTCATTCGGAACACTTGATTACCCGTCAGACAAAAGCTGAGAATGAATTTCTGGCGGAATTTCAAGAAAATGAGCACACGATTGAGCATCCGTTTGTGATAAAAAATCCATATCTGATCAACCCCCTGTGCGCTCTTGTCATGTTTCACACCAAGCGAAAAGTGGCTCCCACAGTGACTGTCTGCGGCAAACGCCATGACAGGGAAAATCTTTCTCATACCTTCCCTGAAGATACTTTTCACAGACTGCCCATTCTCGGGCTTTATGAAGATTTTGCCAACAAAGTCGTCATTGCCCTGCCGGACGGCACCGAAAAAGAGATCGTTATCCAAACGGAAAAACTGCCCGAAGAGGTCTGTCGCTGTTTGAGTGTGATGACCTCAGCAGATTATCTTCAGGACAATCTCATGTTTCTGACCCCGGCGGGCAAAAATCTACCCACCGCCTACGATTATAAAGGTGAGATCCGCTGGATGCTCCTGGAAAACACCATGTTCGACATCAAACGGGCGGCCAACGGCAACATCCTCACCGGTTCCAGCCGGTTCTGCCGGATGCCCTACAACTCCACCGGACTGATCGAACTGGACATGCTGGGCAAGATTTACAAGGAATACCGCCTGCCCGGCAACTATCACCATGATCATTTCGAGATGGAAGACGGCAACCTGCTGGTGCTGACGCAGGATTTTCACCGGGACACGGTCGAGGATATGTGCGTGCTCATTGACCGCCAAACCGGTGAAATTCTGAAAACCTGGGATTATACGAGCTTTCTGCCCCAGGATGTGGCGGGTTCCGGTTCCCAGGACCCCCATGACTGGTTCCACAACAACTCGGTCTGGTATGACAAAGCCACCCACAGCCTGACCCTTTCCGGGCGTCATCAGGACGCTGTCGTGAATATCGATTTTGATTCCGGCAGGCTCAACTGGATCATCGGCGATCCTGAAGGATGGCCGGAAGACATGGTGAAAAAATACTTTTTCACGCCGGTGGGCGATGTGGAGAATTTTGACTGGCAGTATGAGCAGCACGCGGCCCTGGTATGCCCCAACGGCGATATCATGTGTTTTGACAACGGCCAGTACCGGGCCAAGAAAAAAGAGAACTACATCAAAAACTCTGACAATTTTTCCCGGGGCGTTCGCTATCGCATTGATACCGAAAAAATGGAAATCGAGCAGGTCTGGCAATACGGCAGGGAGCGGGGCCAGGAATTTTTCTCCCCGTATATCAGCAATGTGGAATTTTACGGCGAGGGCCACTACATGATCCATTCCGGCGGCATCGGGTTTAAAAACGGATATGCCGCCGATGAACTCGGCCCCTTTCTGGACACCAAAGACCCGGCTGTGGAACTGCGCTCGGTTACAGTGGAGGAAAAAGACGGCGTGGTTCTCTATGACCTGGAAACAGAAGGCAACTTTTACCGCGCGGAAAAACTGCCCATTTACCATGACGGTGAAAATCTTTGCTTCGGTCCGGGCCGGCTGATCGGCAGGCTGGACGTCACGCCGGGATTTGACACGGTTCCGGATGCCGAAGCCGTCGATGCCCAGCCGGATGCCTGGCATAACGTCGTCATTGAAGAGGACGAAGACCGCATGGTCTTTCACGCCCGGTTTGAAAGAGGCACTCTGGCCATGATCTGCCTGGAAAACGAAAACGAAAGCCATCATTATTTTCTCAACACCTCGGCCACCTGGCACCTGGCCATGTGTTCCGGCGCATTTCTGGAAGAGGATGACCGGGATATCAAAATGAACATCAGCAAGGAAGGCCTTAAAGGCAAGTTTGCCGTCAAGCTGATCATTAATGACAAGAAGTTTGACACGGGGGTGAAGTTTTTCTG